One stretch of Leadbetterella byssophila DSM 17132 DNA includes these proteins:
- a CDS encoding MFS transporter, protein MKKITNYRWTICALLFFATTVNYLDRQVLSLLKPQLEELFGWSNTDYANIAAVFQFTYAISMLFAGRFVDKLGTKWGYAWAIIIWSLGAVLHAYSIPVGEKTLAILGWTGLSAFSLSVVGFMVSRAVLAVGEAGNFPAAIKATAEYFPKKERAFSTGIFNSGANVGAILAPLTVPWIASHWGWEAAFIIIGLVGFVWLVFWLFLYEKPENQKRLSAEELAYIQSDSEEPVPVEGEKVSWMKLLTFRQTWSFAFGKFMTDGVWWFFLFWLPAFLKDQYQMVGESIMLPLAVLYSMTMIGSIGGGYFPTYFINKGYAPYDGRMRAMLTIAVIPLVVLLAQPFGHISFWVPVILIGIGASAHQAWSANIFTTVSDMFPKKAVGSVVGIGGMAGGLGGVVVTKLGGALFDHYKALGHIETGYTIMFTICAVAYLVAWIVMKTLVPKMKLVEI, encoded by the coding sequence ATGAAGAAAATTACAAATTACCGTTGGACCATCTGTGCGCTCTTGTTCTTCGCCACCACGGTGAATTATCTGGATAGACAAGTTTTAAGTTTACTTAAACCTCAGTTAGAGGAGCTATTTGGGTGGTCAAACACGGATTATGCCAATATTGCGGCGGTCTTCCAATTTACCTACGCCATTTCCATGCTATTTGCGGGAAGATTTGTAGATAAATTAGGTACCAAATGGGGATATGCTTGGGCCATTATTATATGGTCTTTGGGAGCAGTATTACATGCGTACTCCATTCCGGTGGGAGAGAAGACTTTGGCCATCTTGGGATGGACCGGACTTAGCGCCTTTTCCTTGTCGGTAGTAGGGTTTATGGTCTCCAGAGCCGTTCTGGCTGTTGGAGAAGCAGGGAACTTCCCGGCGGCTATCAAGGCTACAGCTGAGTATTTTCCAAAGAAAGAAAGGGCCTTTTCTACAGGTATATTTAATTCCGGTGCTAACGTAGGTGCTATTTTGGCTCCACTAACTGTGCCTTGGATCGCCTCGCATTGGGGTTGGGAAGCTGCTTTTATCATCATTGGTTTGGTAGGCTTTGTCTGGTTAGTATTTTGGTTGTTTCTGTATGAGAAGCCGGAGAATCAGAAGCGTTTGTCAGCTGAAGAGTTAGCCTATATCCAGTCGGATAGTGAGGAACCGGTGCCAGTGGAAGGAGAAAAGGTGAGTTGGATGAAGTTATTGACCTTCCGTCAGACCTGGTCCTTTGCTTTCGGTAAGTTTATGACAGATGGAGTATGGTGGTTTTTCCTTTTCTGGTTGCCTGCTTTTTTAAAGGATCAGTACCAAATGGTGGGAGAAAGTATCATGTTACCTTTGGCAGTTCTATATAGTATGACTATGATAGGTAGTATAGGAGGGGGATATTTCCCTACGTATTTTATAAATAAGGGATATGCTCCATATGATGGACGTATGCGTGCTATGTTGACCATAGCTGTGATTCCTTTAGTAGTATTATTGGCACAACCCTTTGGTCATATATCTTTCTGGGTACCTGTAATACTAATAGGTATAGGAGCTTCTGCCCACCAGGCATGGTCAGCGAATATCTTTACTACGGTATCTGATATGTTCCCTAAGAAGGCTGTAGGTTCTGTTGTAGGTATCGGTGGTATGGCCGGAGGATTAGGAGGGGTAGTAGTGACCAAACTTGGCGGTGCGTTGTTTGATCACTATAAGGCTTTAGGACATATTGAAACCGGTTATACTATCATGTTTACCATATGTGCTGTTGCATATTTAGTGGCTTGGATAGTAATGAAAACTTTGGTTCCTAAAATGAAACTAGTGGAGATTTAA
- a CDS encoding sugar kinase, which translates to MVLTFGEILLRFSPRLGGVWIEESSFPVFVGGAELNAAQALAAWDVPVSYFSALPENGLSQDIVQYLQSKNIGTDKIHWGGERIGVYMLPQGADLKNAGVIYDRAHSSFSALRADDMDWDQLFDRVEYFHLSAISPALNQGVADLCIAAAKEAHSRGIKVTFDLNYRAKLWKYGKDPVEIVPQIIPYCYLVMGNIWAANTLLDIPIDGEVAQNKVGKEEYLQAGKESANELMNRYPNVQKVAYTFRFDTLPEGIEYYATLLSGNDFVDSPEFRVDHVVDKVGSGDCFMAGLLYGLVNQSTPQETINFAASAAFGKLQEYGDATSQSIEQILNRL; encoded by the coding sequence ATGGTATTAACGTTTGGTGAAATCTTATTGAGATTTTCTCCCCGTTTAGGCGGAGTATGGATAGAAGAATCTAGCTTTCCCGTATTTGTTGGAGGGGCTGAATTAAATGCAGCCCAGGCTTTAGCGGCTTGGGATGTTCCGGTTTCTTATTTCTCGGCATTGCCTGAAAATGGTTTGTCTCAAGATATAGTACAGTATTTGCAGTCCAAAAATATTGGAACGGACAAGATCCATTGGGGAGGAGAAAGAATAGGTGTTTATATGCTGCCTCAAGGGGCGGATCTTAAGAATGCAGGAGTAATTTATGACAGAGCCCACTCTTCATTTTCAGCCTTAAGGGCTGACGATATGGACTGGGATCAACTTTTTGATAGAGTTGAGTATTTTCACCTGAGTGCCATTAGTCCTGCTTTAAATCAGGGTGTGGCAGACCTATGTATTGCTGCAGCTAAAGAAGCACATAGCAGAGGAATAAAGGTTACATTTGATCTGAACTATAGGGCAAAGCTCTGGAAATATGGTAAAGATCCGGTGGAAATTGTCCCTCAAATTATACCATATTGTTATCTGGTGATGGGCAACATTTGGGCAGCAAATACCTTATTGGATATTCCTATTGATGGTGAAGTAGCACAGAATAAAGTAGGCAAAGAAGAGTATTTGCAAGCCGGCAAGGAAAGCGCCAATGAACTTATGAATAGGTATCCAAATGTTCAAAAAGTAGCTTATACCTTCCGGTTTGATACCCTTCCAGAGGGCATTGAATACTATGCAACTTTGCTTTCAGGTAATGATTTTGTAGATTCGCCTGAGTTTAGAGTAGATCATGTGGTAGACAAAGTAGGAAGTGGGGATTGTTTTATGGCCGGCTTACTTTACGGATTGGTTAATCAGTCAACTCCACAAGAGACCATAAATTTTGCAGCGTCAGCGGCATTTGGTAAACTACAGGAATACGGAGATGCTACATCTCAAAGTATAGAACAGATCCTTAACCGATTATAA
- the uxaC gene encoding glucuronate isomerase, translating into MKAFLDENFLLQSKTAERLYHEYARDMPIIDYHNHLPPDQIAQDLQFKNIAHAWLYGDHYKWRAMRANGVDESYCTGERSDREKFQKWAETVPYTLRNPLYHWTHLELQRYFGIKDILNGNTAEEIYNRSSEMLQETSHSCRNLLTQMNVKVVCTTDDPLDTLEHHQTFAAENTELKMLPTFRPDKFILIDAPSFVSYVRKLEEIVGFTIASYDDLVKALNSRAQAFNALGCKLADHGLEQIYAEDFTPEAADKVFKAVLAGGNPSLEDSKVYKSAILHALGVMYSGLGWTQQFHLGALRNNNRRALRTLGPDTGWDSIGDFPQAVALSKFLGKLDEFDQLAKTVIYNLNPADNEVIATMIGNFNDGSIAGKIQFGSGWWFLDQKDGMIRQMNALSNMGLLSRFIGMLTDSRSFLSFPRHEYFRRILCNMFGEDIENGELPNDISWTGQVIQNICYNNAAQFFKF; encoded by the coding sequence ATGAAAGCATTTTTAGACGAGAATTTTTTACTGCAAAGCAAGACTGCAGAAAGGCTGTATCACGAATATGCGCGAGATATGCCTATCATAGATTACCATAATCACTTGCCTCCTGATCAGATTGCTCAGGATCTTCAATTCAAGAATATTGCGCATGCCTGGTTATATGGAGATCATTATAAATGGAGGGCCATGCGCGCCAATGGGGTGGATGAATCCTATTGTACCGGAGAGAGGTCAGATAGAGAGAAATTTCAGAAATGGGCTGAAACCGTGCCCTATACCCTGAGAAACCCTTTGTATCACTGGACTCATTTGGAACTTCAAAGGTATTTTGGTATAAAGGATATTTTGAATGGAAATACTGCCGAAGAAATCTACAATAGATCCTCGGAGATGCTTCAAGAGACCTCACATTCCTGTAGAAATCTGCTAACGCAGATGAATGTTAAGGTAGTATGTACTACAGATGATCCATTGGATACTTTGGAACATCACCAAACCTTTGCAGCAGAAAATACGGAATTGAAAATGCTGCCAACCTTCCGTCCGGATAAATTCATACTTATTGATGCTCCTTCGTTTGTGAGTTATGTAAGGAAGTTGGAAGAGATTGTAGGATTTACCATTGCAAGCTACGATGACTTAGTAAAAGCGTTGAACAGCAGAGCGCAGGCTTTCAATGCCTTAGGGTGTAAGTTAGCAGATCATGGCCTGGAACAAATCTATGCAGAAGATTTTACCCCTGAAGCTGCAGATAAGGTATTCAAGGCCGTATTAGCGGGGGGGAACCCAAGTCTTGAGGACAGCAAAGTGTATAAGTCGGCTATTCTACATGCGCTAGGAGTGATGTATAGTGGTTTAGGGTGGACGCAACAATTTCACTTGGGCGCGTTGAGAAATAATAATAGAAGGGCATTGAGAACGCTAGGTCCTGATACAGGCTGGGACAGTATAGGTGATTTCCCTCAAGCGGTGGCTTTGTCTAAATTTTTAGGTAAGTTAGATGAGTTTGACCAATTGGCGAAAACAGTCATTTACAACCTTAATCCTGCAGATAATGAGGTTATTGCGACCATGATTGGAAACTTCAATGACGGATCCATTGCCGGTAAAATTCAATTTGGTTCGGGATGGTGGTTTTTGGACCAGAAAGACGGTATGATTCGTCAGATGAATGCTTTGTCTAATATGGGCCTATTGTCGCGCTTTATAGGTATGTTGACAGACTCCAGAAGCTTCTTGTCATTTCCTAGACACGAATATTTCAGAAGGATACTATGTAATATGTTTGGGGAAGACATAGAAAATGGAGAATTACCTAATGATATCAGCTGGACGGGGCAAGTGATTCAAAACATATGTTACAATAACGCAGCACAATTCTTCAAATTCTGA
- a CDS encoding UxaA family hydrolase → MKVLKVHPSDNVIVALQDLKAGTTVAYGDKNITLVTDVNAKHKYAEYDFQVGDEIIMYGVLVGKAKQPIKQGEWISIFNVQHASADFTIGQRKTDWTQPDVSRFKNRQFLGYHRADGSVGTANYWIVLPLVFCENRNLDVMKNALVDQLGYASHDKYHRQTEQLVDLYKSGKSIEEILNADIQVSNTVPAQERLFPNVDGVRFLTHDMGCGGTRQDAQALCGLLAGYITHPNVAGATILSLGCQNAQYSMLQEEINKRGGANKPVYFFEQQALGTEERLISEAIKQTFAGLVEANKVQRQPAPLSKLVIGLECGGSDGFSGISANPAIGYTSDLLVALGGTVILAEFPELCGVEQELSNRCVTEELAGKFNHLMRTYNQRAEEVGSGFYMNPSPGNIKDGLITDAIKSAGAAKKGGTSPVTDVLDYPEKVSKPGLNLLCTPGNDVESTTAEVGSGANIVLFTTGLGTPTGNPIAPVIKLSTNTPLYEKMPDIIDINTGTIIEGKETIEQAGERILEYVIEVASGRREALSVKHNQEDFIPWKRGVSL, encoded by the coding sequence ATGAAAGTTCTAAAAGTTCACCCTTCAGACAATGTTATCGTCGCGCTTCAGGATTTAAAAGCAGGTACTACAGTTGCTTATGGCGACAAAAACATAACCCTGGTCACAGACGTCAATGCGAAACACAAGTACGCCGAATATGATTTCCAAGTAGGAGATGAAATTATCATGTACGGAGTTCTTGTAGGTAAAGCTAAGCAGCCCATTAAACAAGGAGAGTGGATAAGTATTTTTAATGTCCAACATGCTTCTGCAGATTTCACTATCGGACAGAGAAAAACCGATTGGACTCAGCCGGATGTGAGTAGATTCAAAAACAGGCAATTTCTGGGATATCACCGTGCTGACGGTTCTGTGGGTACTGCAAATTACTGGATAGTTCTTCCTCTGGTCTTTTGCGAAAACAGAAATCTGGATGTGATGAAGAATGCCCTAGTGGACCAACTAGGATATGCCTCACACGATAAGTACCATAGACAAACAGAACAATTAGTAGACCTTTATAAGTCGGGGAAAAGCATAGAGGAGATCCTCAATGCAGATATTCAGGTGTCAAATACTGTTCCTGCTCAAGAGAGGCTTTTTCCGAATGTAGACGGAGTGAGATTCTTGACGCATGATATGGGCTGCGGAGGAACGCGGCAGGACGCACAGGCCCTCTGTGGACTATTGGCAGGATATATAACACATCCAAATGTAGCAGGTGCTACCATTCTAAGTTTAGGGTGCCAAAACGCCCAATACAGCATGCTTCAGGAGGAAATCAATAAAAGAGGTGGAGCGAATAAGCCAGTATACTTCTTTGAACAGCAGGCTTTAGGTACAGAAGAAAGATTGATCTCTGAAGCTATAAAACAAACCTTCGCGGGATTAGTAGAGGCTAATAAGGTACAGCGTCAGCCTGCTCCCCTGTCTAAGTTAGTGATAGGGTTAGAATGTGGAGGTTCTGATGGATTTTCCGGTATTTCCGCAAATCCTGCTATAGGATACACTTCAGACCTTTTAGTGGCCTTAGGTGGAACAGTTATTCTTGCTGAATTCCCTGAATTATGTGGAGTAGAGCAGGAGTTAAGTAATCGTTGCGTAACAGAAGAATTAGCCGGAAAGTTTAATCACTTGATGCGTACCTATAACCAGCGTGCTGAAGAAGTGGGGTCCGGTTTTTACATGAATCCTTCACCTGGTAATATCAAGGACGGTCTTATCACAGATGCAATAAAATCAGCCGGAGCGGCTAAGAAGGGAGGCACTTCACCGGTTACAGATGTGCTGGATTATCCGGAAAAGGTAAGCAAACCAGGCTTAAACCTTCTTTGTACGCCTGGAAACGATGTGGAATCCACTACAGCAGAAGTGGGTTCAGGAGCCAATATTGTGCTCTTTACTACGGGGTTGGGTACGCCTACAGGGAATCCCATTGCACCGGTGATCAAATTGTCTACAAATACGCCTCTTTACGAAAAGATGCCAGACATTATAGATATAAATACAGGTACCATTATAGAAGGAAAGGAAACTATAGAACAAGCGGGTGAAAGAATATTAGAATATGTGATAGAAGTGGCAAGTGGAAGGCGCGAGGCACTCTCCGTAAAGCATAATCAAGAAGACTTTATTCCGTGGAAAAGAGGAGTTTCTCTCTAA
- a CDS encoding tagaturonate reductase: protein MRLSKETYNVPVLPEKVLQFGTGVLLRALPDYIIDQANKEGRFLGKIVMVKSTSQGGTDQFKDQDYLYTVCIRGYENGNWVEKNEVNTAISRILSAKEEWDEVLKVATSKDLEVIISNTTEVGIIYEEETLGTDAPNSFPGKLLGVLHKRFQALGKDGGIVVIPTELISDNGTKLRKIVEDLAKFNSLGEDFYQWLEQEVTFCNSLVDRIVPGTPKGEVAEQIKKELAYEDSLAIMAEPYALWAISGDEKVKEKLSFTGNGAFVEEDITKYKELKLRLLNGTHTLTCGLAFFAGFPTVKDAMQDPGFSKFLTDLMQKEIGPAIPYALKEGEAEAFGAQVIDRFRNPSIEHFWINITLNYTQKIEMRIVALLDQFAPDRISAGLAAYLHFMRPVRQEDGKWFGEFNGQSYWIQDQQAAAFKDMNTADVEEWTKTVLGRTDFWGKDLNQVPGLTKKVSHYLNLLQTEGAKAVWTEINSK from the coding sequence ATGAGATTATCAAAGGAAACCTACAACGTGCCGGTTTTACCGGAAAAAGTATTGCAATTTGGAACAGGTGTTCTGCTTCGGGCACTTCCCGATTATATCATTGATCAAGCGAATAAGGAAGGTAGATTTCTTGGGAAAATTGTGATGGTGAAGAGCACCTCTCAAGGTGGCACAGATCAATTTAAAGATCAAGACTATCTCTATACCGTATGCATTCGGGGTTATGAAAATGGAAATTGGGTAGAAAAGAATGAGGTAAATACTGCTATTTCCAGAATTCTTTCGGCGAAAGAAGAGTGGGACGAAGTACTGAAAGTGGCTACCAGTAAAGATTTAGAGGTAATCATCTCTAATACCACGGAAGTGGGGATTATCTATGAAGAAGAAACTCTGGGAACAGATGCTCCAAATTCCTTCCCGGGTAAACTTTTAGGAGTACTTCATAAGCGATTCCAAGCCTTAGGAAAAGATGGAGGTATCGTAGTTATACCTACTGAATTGATCTCTGACAATGGAACAAAGCTGAGGAAGATTGTGGAAGATTTGGCTAAATTCAATTCATTAGGGGAGGATTTTTATCAATGGCTGGAACAGGAAGTGACTTTCTGTAATTCCCTGGTGGACCGTATAGTTCCCGGAACTCCTAAAGGGGAAGTGGCTGAACAGATCAAAAAGGAATTAGCTTATGAAGACTCCCTGGCTATCATGGCGGAACCCTATGCACTTTGGGCCATTTCAGGCGATGAGAAGGTGAAGGAAAAGCTAAGTTTTACGGGGAATGGAGCATTTGTGGAAGAAGATATAACCAAATATAAAGAGCTTAAGCTGAGGTTACTTAATGGAACACATACCTTGACTTGCGGTTTGGCCTTCTTTGCCGGATTTCCTACTGTGAAAGATGCTATGCAGGATCCTGGTTTTTCAAAGTTCTTAACGGACTTGATGCAGAAAGAGATTGGTCCTGCTATTCCCTATGCATTGAAAGAAGGTGAAGCAGAAGCTTTTGGAGCTCAGGTAATAGATCGTTTTAGAAATCCTTCTATAGAACATTTTTGGATCAATATTACTTTGAATTATACCCAAAAAATTGAAATGCGAATCGTAGCTTTGTTGGATCAGTTCGCACCGGACAGAATATCAGCAGGTTTGGCGGCTTATTTGCATTTTATGCGACCTGTTCGTCAGGAAGACGGCAAATGGTTTGGTGAATTTAATGGCCAATCCTACTGGATTCAGGATCAACAGGCTGCAGCTTTTAAGGATATGAATACGGCAGACGTAGAGGAATGGACCAAAACTGTCTTAGGAAGAACTGATTTTTGGGGTAAGGATTTAAACCAAGTCCCAGGATTAACTAAAAAGGTATCACATTACTTGAATTTGCTTCAAACGGAAGGAGCAAAAGCCGTTTGGACAGAAATTAACTCAAAATGA
- a CDS encoding nuclear transport factor 2 family protein: MKTLIIMLSALFMAGDPVKEVENRVEELRQLMLNPNKAQLEKITHPDLSYGHSSSKVESRAEFVETLVTKKSDFRRIDLKEQKINVVGNTAVVRHILDADTFDGGVPGSIKLHILTVWTKEKGAWILVARQAVKLPQ, from the coding sequence ATGAAAACATTAATCATCATGTTAAGTGCCCTTTTTATGGCAGGAGATCCCGTTAAGGAAGTAGAAAATAGAGTGGAAGAGCTACGTCAGCTCATGCTCAATCCTAATAAGGCCCAGTTAGAGAAGATCACACATCCTGACCTGAGCTATGGACATTCCAGTTCAAAAGTGGAATCCAGAGCAGAGTTTGTAGAAACTTTGGTCACAAAAAAATCAGATTTTAGAAGAATAGACCTGAAGGAACAAAAGATCAATGTAGTGGGAAACACCGCAGTGGTTCGTCATATCTTAGATGCAGACACCTTTGATGGTGGTGTTCCGGGATCTATTAAACTTCATATTTTAACTGTTTGGACAAAGGAAAAAGGTGCATGGATTCTAGTTGCCAGACAAGCTGTTAAACTACCCCAATAA
- a CDS encoding glycoside hydrolase family 88/105 protein has translation MKKALLLMLICWGAHAQKNYSVRMADSFMKWNPDSIKVAPNKPARWDYEQGLVLKALEKVWVQTGDARYFNFIKKELDLYVQEDGSIKSYKYDDFNLDNISTGRMLLTLYVQSLPQKEKYKKAADLLWKQLENQPTTSEGGYWHKQRYPYQMWLDGLFMAEPFAVEYATLFKKPEQIDHVIQQFDLIEKYAVDKKSGLIYHAYDEKRQEKWADPQTGLSKHFWGRALGWYAMALVEVLDYLPQGHEGRVKLVSYLKRLAPAIQKHQDPQSGLWYQILDMPKREGNYKEASVSAMFVYALAKGARLGYIDPKYAQVALKGYNGILKEFVKEEADGSLSYHHTVSVGGLGGNPYRDGSYEYYLSEPQRVNDLKGVGPFIFASIEIEALKERAPLKPKTVALDYYFNREFRKDINGDTEQFHYTWEDRMHSGFWIWGQVFTHLGAKTTALKEAPTAQNLKNAQAYIIVDPDTPKETASPNYINATHVKVISDWVKNGGTLVLMANDTTNCEIPKFNELAKAFGISFTGKNINFIPGGKDYELAAVNIPTGNDVFRNTRKIYAKEIVTLKVEKGAKALVKKGDDVVIATANYGKGRVFVIGDPWLYNEYVDGRIIGPEFENMQALRDLTHWILK, from the coding sequence ATGAAAAAAGCCTTGTTGTTGATGTTGATTTGTTGGGGAGCTCATGCTCAGAAAAATTATTCTGTACGCATGGCAGATTCCTTTATGAAATGGAATCCGGATAGTATAAAAGTGGCACCCAATAAGCCTGCAAGATGGGATTACGAGCAAGGTTTGGTGTTGAAGGCACTTGAAAAGGTTTGGGTGCAGACGGGTGATGCCCGCTATTTCAATTTTATAAAGAAGGAGCTGGATCTCTATGTTCAGGAGGATGGCAGCATCAAATCTTATAAATACGATGATTTCAACCTGGATAATATTTCTACAGGGCGAATGCTATTGACCTTATATGTTCAGTCCCTTCCACAAAAAGAAAAATATAAAAAGGCGGCCGATTTGCTTTGGAAGCAATTAGAAAATCAACCCACAACCTCAGAGGGAGGGTATTGGCACAAGCAGCGTTACCCCTATCAAATGTGGCTTGATGGCCTTTTTATGGCAGAACCCTTTGCTGTAGAATATGCAACTCTATTCAAAAAACCGGAACAAATAGACCATGTCATTCAGCAGTTTGATCTCATTGAGAAATATGCGGTGGATAAGAAGTCAGGACTGATTTACCACGCATATGATGAAAAGAGACAGGAAAAATGGGCAGACCCACAAACTGGACTTTCTAAACATTTTTGGGGAAGAGCTCTGGGCTGGTATGCCATGGCATTGGTAGAGGTTCTGGATTATCTTCCCCAGGGACATGAAGGTAGAGTTAAATTAGTTTCCTATCTGAAAAGATTAGCACCAGCCATCCAAAAACATCAAGACCCGCAATCAGGACTTTGGTACCAAATTCTGGATATGCCTAAAAGAGAGGGAAATTATAAGGAAGCTTCTGTTTCAGCCATGTTTGTATATGCTTTAGCTAAAGGTGCAAGATTAGGGTATATTGATCCAAAATATGCACAAGTAGCGCTAAAAGGATACAATGGCATACTTAAAGAATTTGTAAAAGAGGAAGCGGATGGATCCCTTTCGTATCACCATACGGTGAGTGTAGGAGGATTAGGCGGAAATCCTTACAGAGATGGTAGTTATGAGTATTATTTAAGTGAGCCTCAAAGAGTGAATGATTTAAAAGGTGTAGGGCCATTCATCTTTGCCAGCATTGAGATAGAAGCCCTGAAAGAAAGAGCCCCACTTAAGCCCAAAACTGTGGCTCTTGATTATTACTTCAACAGGGAATTCAGGAAAGATATAAACGGGGATACGGAGCAGTTTCACTACACCTGGGAAGACAGAATGCACTCCGGATTTTGGATCTGGGGGCAAGTATTTACGCACCTTGGTGCTAAAACAACTGCATTAAAAGAGGCCCCAACCGCCCAAAACTTAAAAAATGCTCAAGCATATATAATTGTAGATCCGGATACTCCAAAGGAAACAGCTTCACCTAATTATATTAATGCTACACACGTAAAAGTGATAAGCGACTGGGTGAAAAATGGAGGGACTCTCGTACTTATGGCGAATGATACCACGAATTGTGAGATTCCTAAGTTTAATGAATTAGCTAAGGCCTTTGGGATATCATTTACAGGGAAGAATATCAATTTCATCCCCGGTGGGAAAGACTATGAATTGGCGGCGGTGAACATTCCTACAGGTAATGATGTGTTCCGAAATACAAGGAAGATCTATGCAAAGGAGATCGTTACATTGAAGGTTGAAAAGGGAGCAAAAGCCCTGGTAAAAAAGGGAGATGATGTGGTTATAGCTACGGCAAATTATGGCAAAGGAAGGGTTTTTGTTATAGGAGACCCATGGTTATATAACGAATACGTTGACGGACGTATCATAGGTCCGGAATTTGAAAACATGCAAGCTTTAAGAGATCTAACCCATTGGATATTGAAATGA
- a CDS encoding alpha/beta hydrolase: MFRVWILIVICHSLFAQDLVKGREPDLLMSYAPGRKIEVHRASGISKAPMIMLIHGGGWSSGEPAQMRAWADTLSKLGYVCLSVQYTLSGEGLYPAAVKDLKAAIAFMHKNAAMVGGDKNKLALLGFSAGGQLASLLGTTWDSDLYGKDKTRIHAVINMDGILAFIHPESGEGDDSKKPSAATRWFGYPKDFSTKHWEEASALNHVSEKTPPHLFLNSSVNRMQAGRREFQARLAQWNIYSEAHKFEDAPHDFCLKRPWLSDAVSYTHSFLKKVLP; this comes from the coding sequence ATGTTTAGGGTATGGATTCTGATTGTGATCTGTCACAGTCTTTTTGCGCAAGATCTTGTCAAAGGTAGAGAGCCGGATTTGTTGATGTCTTATGCTCCAGGTAGAAAGATTGAGGTACACCGTGCATCCGGAATATCAAAAGCTCCAATGATAATGCTTATTCATGGAGGAGGGTGGTCAAGCGGAGAACCCGCGCAGATGCGAGCTTGGGCAGATACCCTCTCAAAATTGGGCTATGTATGTCTGTCAGTCCAATATACACTCTCGGGAGAAGGACTATATCCCGCAGCTGTCAAGGATCTAAAAGCCGCCATTGCTTTTATGCATAAGAATGCAGCAATGGTAGGAGGAGATAAGAATAAACTGGCCTTATTGGGTTTCTCAGCAGGGGGTCAACTGGCTTCATTACTAGGAACCACCTGGGATTCTGATTTGTATGGAAAGGATAAGACGAGGATTCATGCGGTCATCAATATGGATGGTATTCTAGCATTCATACATCCGGAGAGTGGGGAAGGAGATGATAGTAAAAAGCCTTCTGCTGCCACTAGATGGTTTGGGTATCCCAAAGATTTTAGTACGAAGCATTGGGAGGAAGCCTCGGCATTAAACCACGTTTCAGAAAAGACTCCCCCTCATTTATTTCTGAATAGCAGTGTAAACAGAATGCAGGCGGGTAGAAGGGAGTTTCAAGCGCGATTAGCACAATGGAATATCTATTCTGAAGCACATAAATTTGAAGATGCCCCTCATGATTTTTGCCTAAAAAGACCTTGGCTTTCGGATGCAGTGAGCTATACTCATTCCTTTTTAAAAAAAGTATTGCCTTGA